GATAGCCCAGCAGGCCGACGGAATACGCCTCGCCCACCCCCATGTCCGCAATTTTCTCCTTGAGGGTCGGAATCCGCCCCGCGCGCGCAACCGAGCAAATCATTGACAGCAGCACCGAAAGCCGCGATATGGCGGATATCTGCGACTGTATGTAAAACACCGACTTTTGCGGGTCCAACCCCACGCTCAGCCAGTCCGTCACCATTTCAACGGTGTTTTTCTCCACCTCGCGCGTTTTGTCAAAGTGCGTTGTGAGCATGTGCAGGTCCGCCACGAGGAAAAAGCACCCGTATATGTCCTGAAATTTCAGGCGGCTTTCAAGCGAGCCGACAAGATGCCCCAGATGAAGCCGCCCGGTCGGGCGGTCGCCGGTTACAAGTATGGGTTTGTCCGTCATTTGAGGGCGTTATGCTACTTGAAGGAAGGGGAAGGTCAATTGCTCTTGACTTTGCGCCGGAACGGAATAGATTAGTTTCGCAATGGTTAGAGGACGCAACATCAACGAAGGGCCTCCGCTTTTCGGCCACGCGCAGAGTTACGGCAACGGCAAGGACACGGCCAAGCCAATACCGGGGCCCAAGATACCCATCCTTTTGGACTGACTCGCTCACCGAGCAAGGATAATACTTTTTCACCCGCCGCTTTCGGAATCCAACTCTTTATAGAGAATAAGGAGATTTGGAAAGTATTCCTCAGCCTCTTCCCGCGTGTAGGTGCTTGCAGGTTTTGACTTGTCAGTTTCTTCACCCAAAACAAAAGTTTTGACAAGAAAAACTATTGAACTCCTGAACTGCTCCTTAATAACAGATTTGTCCGTTATGCCTTCACAAGCCGATAGCGCAATCGTTTCATAGTGATTCATAATCCTCGCAATGTTAGACCTGTCTTCCCTTCTGTCAAGAACGGAATAGTCCCTGATGCCATCCTTGCCGTCCACTCTTTTCCTGATTGAGTCCCCCGCTTCCTTGAGCAAAGGGTCCGAGTCCGTCCGCATTATCACATCAAGAGTGTTGCGCCTTTTAGCATCCCTGCTATAGAGATAACCCTCAGTTAAACCGCCGACCGCAAGCGCAATGGTCGCAAACGCCGTAACCCAGGAAGCATTCAAAACTGCAACGGCAAGAACGACCAAAATCGCAACCGCCACTTTGTAGCCATTCCTTCTGACCCATCCCGCAAAGTTCCCAAAGTCCATAGCCCTGTTATAATACGGGCTGCAAGGGGGGCTATCAATGCCGGAAAAGAAGAAATCCAAGGTTGAAGTTATCAAAGAGGGCAGCGGCTACCTGCGCGGAACCATAAGCGAAACCCTTGCGGGCGAAGAGTCCCACTTCTCCGAGGCGGACTACCAGCTCCTCAAGTTTCACGGCATATACCAGCAGGACGACCGCGACCTGCGCCAGCAACTCAAAAAAGAGGGCAAAGAGCGCAAATACATGTTCATGGTGCGCACCAAAAACCCGGGCGGAGGGGAGATGTCGCCCCGTCAGTGGGAGGCGCTTTGCGAGGCGTCAGACCGCTTTGCGGACGGCACACTGCGGGTTACCACACGCCAGACCATACAGTTTCACGGAATCGGCAAAGACAACCTCAAAAACACCATCCGCCACCTGAACGACAACTTCGTCCCCACAAACGGCGCGTGCGGAGATGTGAACAGAAACACGGTCGCGGGGCCCGTGTCGGACATAACGGGCGGCGAAACGTTTGACGCGCAGAAACTGGCGCGGGAGATCGCGGAAAACCTGTCGTTCAAAACCCCGGCGTATTACGACGTGTGGATGGACGGCGAGATGCTCACGGGAGACGCCCCCGCAGGCGGCGAAGTTGAGCCGCTTTACGGCAAAACATACCTGCCGCGCAAGTTCAAGATCGGCATCGCCGAAGAGCATGACAACTCCGTTGACGCCCACACAAACGACATCGGCATCATTCCCGTGGCGGGCGGCGGCCTCAGGGGCTACAACATTCTGGTCGGCGGCGGGCTGGGCAGCCATCACCGGCAGTCAAAAACCTTCCCGCGCCTCGCAGACCCGCTCGGCTTTGTGAGCGAAGACAAAATCCACCCCGCCCTGAAGGCGATACTTGAGTTCCAGAGAGACAACGGCGACCGGAGCGACCGCAAACACGCGCGGATGAAATACGTGGTTGAGGAGTGGGGCATCGGCAGGGTGAGAGAGGAGATTGAAAAACGCGCGGGCTTTGATTTTGAGCCTGTAAAGGAGTTTTCGCTCCGCCAGCCGGAAAACCACCTCGGCTGGCACGCCCAGAACGACCCGTCTCTGATGTATGTCGGCATATTCATAGAGAACGGCAGGATAAGCGACACCGGCGGGAGCAGGGCAAAAACCTGCATAAGGGAAATAGTCCGGGACACGGGCGCGGGCGTCCGGCTGACGGCGCTCCAGAACATCATCCTGTCAAACATACCGGCTGGCAGGGCGGAGGAGGTCAAACGGCGGCTGAAAGACGGCGGCGTCAAAACCGAGGGCGAATATTCAGAGGCGCGGCTGAACTCAATGGCGTGCCCCGCGCTTCCCACCTGCGGGCTTGCGCTTGCCGAGGCGGAGCGCTACATGCCGTCTCTAATCTCGCGGCTTGAGGATATGGGATACGGCGATGAGAGGATAAAGATCCGCATGAGCGGCTGCCCCAATGCGTGTTCGCGCACGCCCACCTCGGAGATTGGCCTCATAGGGGCGTCTCCGGGCAAATACAACATCTATCTGGGCGGAAACTTTGAGGGCACGCGGTTGAACTCGCTTTTTGAGGAGATGGTTTCCGAAGAGGAACTCGCGCCCAAAATTGCGGGCTTCATAGACTTTTACAGAAAAGAGGCCGAAAGCGGCGAGGCGTTCGGGGATTTCTGCGACCGTGTGGGGTTTGAGGCGATAAAAAAAGCAACGCGCCCGGAGGGAGTCGAACCCCCAACCTCCTGATCCGTAGTCAGACGCTCTGTCCAGTTGAGCTACGGGCGCCTTGCGGAAGCGGTATTGTAACAGAGATAAACCGATATGGAAAAACTTGAGCAGTTGCTTGACGGCGAGATAACCCGTTTTCTGTCCGGGGCGCGCGGTGTGCCGGAGGTGAAGGCGCTTGTCTCCGGGCGGATGAACGGGGGGCAGTATAAGAAACTGCTGAAAACTTTCTGCCTTGTGGAGCGGATAAGCCACAGGGCGGTAAACACGGCGGCGATTTACGCGGGCGAGTCGGGAGACGCCTATCTTGCCGGGCGGCTCGGCTCTTGCGCGGCGGGCGAACTGGGGCACGCCGAACTTGCGCTTGAGGATTTGAGAGACCTCGGCGAGAAAAACCCGCAAATCCCCCCGGCGGAAAAGTGGGAGGCGGAGTTGCTGAAAAAGGCGC
The Candidatus Dadabacteria bacterium DNA segment above includes these coding regions:
- a CDS encoding DUF4760 domain-containing protein, producing MDFGNFAGWVRRNGYKVAVAILVVLAVAVLNASWVTAFATIALAVGGLTEGYLYSRDAKRRNTLDVIMRTDSDPLLKEAGDSIRKRVDGKDGIRDYSVLDRREDRSNIARIMNHYETIALSACEGITDKSVIKEQFRSSIVFLVKTFVLGEETDKSKPASTYTREEAEEYFPNLLILYKELDSESGG
- a CDS encoding NADPH-dependent assimilatory sulfite reductase hemoprotein subunit, whose translation is MPEKKKSKVEVIKEGSGYLRGTISETLAGEESHFSEADYQLLKFHGIYQQDDRDLRQQLKKEGKERKYMFMVRTKNPGGGEMSPRQWEALCEASDRFADGTLRVTTRQTIQFHGIGKDNLKNTIRHLNDNFVPTNGACGDVNRNTVAGPVSDITGGETFDAQKLAREIAENLSFKTPAYYDVWMDGEMLTGDAPAGGEVEPLYGKTYLPRKFKIGIAEEHDNSVDAHTNDIGIIPVAGGGLRGYNILVGGGLGSHHRQSKTFPRLADPLGFVSEDKIHPALKAILEFQRDNGDRSDRKHARMKYVVEEWGIGRVREEIEKRAGFDFEPVKEFSLRQPENHLGWHAQNDPSLMYVGIFIENGRISDTGGSRAKTCIREIVRDTGAGVRLTALQNIILSNIPAGRAEEVKRRLKDGGVKTEGEYSEARLNSMACPALPTCGLALAEAERYMPSLISRLEDMGYGDERIKIRMSGCPNACSRTPTSEIGLIGASPGKYNIYLGGNFEGTRLNSLFEEMVSEEELAPKIAGFIDFYRKEAESGEAFGDFCDRVGFEAIKKATRPEGVEPPTS